The window ATTTTTGTgggccatgggaggaaaccagagtacttggcagaaatccacgcagacacgggggatcatgcaaactccacactgacagttacccaaggctggaatcaaactgggtcccccacactgtgaggcagcaatgtcagtcactgagccactgtgtcatccTGATTTACAGACAAGAGTAAACCCTTTGGATGGGCAACTGAGTTCTGACAGTGGATTATTAGTTTGCTTGAATAATTCCACTCTGTCCCCAATGGACTTCTGGATGCAAGCGAGTTGAAAGACTACTGGTTTTAGGAGGGATTATGGCATAAGTGGAACAGAATAATATTTGCAATAATGTAGTGAACGGAAGGTTTCTAGGCAGAAGTAAATTTAAGAGGGAAGAGGAATGTGGATAAAGAGTGACACAAGAAGGTGGTCAGAGATAACCTTTTGAGACTGATACAATGGGAGCAGTGATGTTATGCAAGCTGGCAAGGTCCAGGCAGTGGCCTTCAACACAGGTTGAAGTGCTTTCATGGAGGGGGAATAGGAAAGTAAGGAACTCAGGGGGATCATGAATAACAAAGGGAATTTGCCCTGAAATTGCAGTGTCAGAATGGAAGCAGCCCTGATGGAACTGACTTAAAAATGTTCAACCCTGGGCTGTGCTCAATGAAAGTATCTGcattttttaaagcatttttggATGTCAGGGTACTtcacaaaatgaaaaatattggTTTAATTCTTGCACGGGGTGTGggcatttatagagtcatacagcatggaaacagacccttcagcccaactcattcaaGCCGACCGAGTTTTCTTTactaatcaagtcccatttgcctgcatttggcccataatcctttaaacctttcctattcatgtacccatttaaatgtcttttaaatgtgtaacAGTTTCGGCAAAGCAAGCGtctgttgcccatccttaattgccataGAACTGATTGACTCAgacaacagttaagagtcaactccaCTCCACACTTACAACAAACCTGCCAGAGGTTGAAAGAGGGCTTCAAATGAGTTTAGAATAGCTACTGCACTGTAAGGGGCATAACAGGAGGGTGTTAATAGCTGGAGAAATATAGGGGTTGGCAGGGGTTGGGGGCTGTGGAAGAGTTGGGTGGGTTGGGTGAAAATTTATAAAGTCAGAATCCAAGTAAGAcaaaattttttgaggaggtaaaaaAGGGCTGTAGAGCCGGAGGAAGTCAAAGACAGGAAGGGTAAAGCTTGAAACGGATTTAAAAACAAcaactgtaattttaaaattagttaGTTATGTCCTGTGCATACTCTCTCAAATAGAAAACATTCCTTGATCTATAAATTCCATAAAATGTACAACTCTCCTCTTTTAAATTATCCTTTCTATTTGATAAAACAAATTTATCAAGAAATTGCCTCCCAACTGCAGTGTTATACATGTACAGATGTATTTTTGAGAGGCAACGCCTCAAAATGGATTACTTAAATGTGAAGTCAGTTTTGACAATTTGGACACGAAAGTCAGTCACATACTTTTATGACTCATAGAATCTTGCTCTAGTTTAGCAAATCAGCACAATTTGACAACATCCAGCaagaaaaaacaaaattcctTTATTACGGCAGACGTTTACTGTAAAAACTGTGCATTATACACAAACAACATTCTAGTACCAACGTAAATGACTAAATACACAAAAGTTATCCAATTAAATAGCAGAATGTATTAAAagatttcaacaccccctccctagaCTCACTGTTAAAAGGACAATAAGCCTGGTGTTGTGAAATTATAAAGGTTAGTGACAGAATTGAACAGTTTTGCATTTGCTCACTAACATAAATTGAAAGCAGTTATTAGGACTGTATTAAAACACCACAGTAGCTGTAAAACCATAACATTTGAAAACTCAACAACAGGATGCAGGTGAATTTGTTAACCATCCCTACAATGGTGGAAAAGTGAGCAACTCCAGTTACAGTAAGTTTGTTCCCATGTGCATTTTTACTTTAAATTACTGTAGTGGATTTCATTGCACTTAACAGACTCcacaaaaacatttttctcttaAAACACCACATAACAAAGTAAAATGCATAAATTCTCCCTCATTCAATGGTTGTGCTTTCATGACAAAAAGATCCATGGTGTTTGACTAAAACACATTCTTATTATTCTAGCATTGCATTTTAGAATGTAGAAATTTTAAGCATTCTGCAGCACTGATTTCTAATCGGTAAAACCATGTCTAACATCATTAATTTGTTACAGACTGAATAAATCTTTTAGAAACAAATCTGGTTATTGAGCAGATTTTGCCAGTTGGTCAATAACATGAAGTTCCTGACAACTGTGTTCCCATCCATGCTTTCATTCTATACTAGAACAACGACATAAAATTATAAAATTTATTTTAACATTAGACACTTTATTTCTAAAAACAAACACAACTACAGCTGGAAATGTTGGAATTCTGAGCATTGAGGCATCCTTGCTtgaaagaacagaagaaataggcAAATACTATACTGGTATTCTGGTCTAATTCTATTACATCTGATGCACCAAGCAAGCCTGCAACACAAAACATTGTTCTTTGGATTACCAAATTTAAGCAATGAagtaaaactgaaaaaactgtggtGATGGAGGTTACCATAAACAGCCTACATTATTAACATTAGGCACAGTATCAAAATATTACAGCCAAGAGAAAGTTTAAAAATCCCAAAATTGGAAAAAACCTGCAATCCAGTATCTATTAAATCGGCTTTGTGGGTCACTGTCCTGTGATACACTACCAAACTAAACATTTGTAAGTTCAACGTGTTCTATAATTCCAGTCCAAACCTTAATAAGATTTGATATTTATAAAAGTTTTTTCATAGGTGTggatgtttttcccttttgaaacCAGCAGAACACAAAAATCTAGAATTGGATTTTAAAGTAATAGTGTTGTGACTGATAAATGCTGGAGTCTGTTAATAGAATACAGGAAAATAGGGCTAGCAATATAAAGCTATCATACAATACAGCATTGAGGCTACAGCAGTACTCTTAAATAAGTAGCTCAAATACTGACTGGGTTCAATTTTCAGTAAACATCATTTCTGGGTCTTTCATAACACAGTGGGGCTATAATTAGTTACACACATGTATGGTGTAACATGGACTTAAGCTGCTACCTTGCTTCGTTTCTTGGGAGGTCCTTTGTTTGCCTTGACTTTCCTTCTCAGATTTCTCCTGTCCACAACCGGTACTTCTGTTTCCATCTCTTCCGAGCTGCTGTCGGCTGCCTTCTCAACCACAGCGGGTGATGACTGATCCTTCAGATCATCAGATTCTTTTGTTTCATCTTCGGACAGCTGCACAGAAGAAACCTGCTTCAGTGAAACATCCTCAAGTTCAATCACAAGTAAGGGACCTAGACTGAGGTCCATCGGGGCATTAGATTCCCCGGTCTCACTCTCATGTTGTGCTGAAGCAGTCTCCGAAATGCCCTCACCCTCCAAGGCACTGTGTTGTGATACTTCCTCATTGACTGAAACATGGCCATTATCAGAAGTCTTTGTGTTAGTTTGTACATCAGGCAGTTCCCCACTTTCAGCTAGTGCAGGCTTATTTGGAAGAGGTGCATGGTGGTTGGGAGAATTGCTGTTAACTGCTGGTTGCTGCAGTGGTTCACATTCTTTGCCTTCATTCTGTGCAACAACAACTTCAGCACTTTCCTCTTCACGCTCTGCATCCTGCataggaaaataaaacaaaaaatcttaGCAAACTGTTTGGTATTGCCCAATGTCAAATAACCTGGCTGCTTTAGGTGCAAGTTGTTTCTCGATGACTGCAAAGTAAACctattctcttttttaaaaatcatttcattTTGCTATATGCTATAGGCAGATATATGGGTTAATAATTTGAATCCTGTCCCTGGCATGAAGATTGGCTTCTGCTATTTCAATCTGTGTACACTAGGACAACAGTAAAGTAGCAAGTTATTTGGGTGATTGTGACTAGATCATGAAAAGACAGTACAGAGGTGCAAAGTATTATCAAAAAGAAACAGAGCATTGGCCTTTATCTCAAGCGGACTGAATAAGAATGTGATGCTTCAACTGTACAGGGCCATCTGGAGTGCTCCACTGAGTTTTAGGCACCAAACCCCAGGAAAGGCTTTGGAGGGGGAAGCAACATAGATTCACAAGTTATACCAGGCCTCAAAGGGCTAAAATATAAGCATAGCTCTGTTTTACGTGTCCCCTTGAATTTAGGAGGTTGCATGATGATGTGACCACACAGTCTTTAAATTTATCGAGATGATTTAATAGGGGAAATATGATAAATTATTTTCTTGGGTGTAGGAATCCAGATTAAGGGAGATATTTTGTTTTTGAGTAAGGATTTTGTcaacacagaatccctatagtgtggaagcaggccattcaccccactgagtgcacaccaaccttccaaacagcatccagggttcaattccatcttcaggcaaCTGTGCCAACTCCATGcatacattctccttgtgtctgcattggttttctctgggtgctccggtttcttccctctgtccaaagatgtgcagattaggtggattggccgtgccaaattcaCCAtggtgcccaaggatgtgcaggctaggcaggtCAACCATGGGATAGGATAGAGAGAGGTGGGTatgggtggtatgctcttcagaggatcagtgtggacttgatgggtcaaatagcctgcttccatattgtatgGATTCTAATGATTCTATGAATGTTAAATAATTACATTTGTTAGGGTAGTAATTTGATTCTCACAttgaaaatggtcattgcctgacacttgtgggGCACAAACCTTACTTGCCATCTGTCAGCCCAAATTTCAacattttccaggtcttgctccaatatctgaggagtcacaagtaatgctgaacattgtgcaatcatcagtgaacatccccacttctgaccttatgatgggcagtaaagtcattgctgaagcagctgaaggtagttGAGTCGAGGACATTATCCTGAGCAATTCCTGCAGACATGTTCTGGAACTGAGATAGCTGATCTTCAGCACCACAATCATCTTCTTTTGTGCTAGATATTGAAGAGTTTCTCCCCCCGATTCCCATTAGCTCTAGTTTTCAtggggctccttgataccacactcaatcaaatgcaaCCTTGCTCTCAAGGGCAatcactcccacctcacctgGAATTGAACAATTTTGTCCATTTTGGAACCAAGGCGGAGGTCAGAAGATGAGGAGTCCTGGTTGAACTCAagctgagtgtcagtgagcaagtCATTCCTAAGCAAGCGCTACATAATAGCATTGTTGACGACACCTTCCATCAACATCTATGTGTTTCATACTGAAGCAGACTGGGACCAAACCAAATTGTCAAATCATTGATTATCACCTACTTCAACTGTGTACTTAGGACTCACCAATGCCAGTGAAAAATATATCACTCAAATATGTAAGTTACAGCCACAGCACCAATTTGAACGGACTGTAATATTTTTATATGAAAGTAGCTTTATAGAGCCCAGCACATGATATTACAGCATTGAAAGACACACATTCAAAGCCGTGACTCTCTGGATTGGAAGTATCCAATAGCATGCAGAGTTATTCATCACACAAAATACAGCCATTGATTCTATGCCAGCTCTTGGTAGAGCAATCCAAGAAAGGCAGCATTTAAATGTAGCTCCTCACACGGGAGGAGATGAAGGAAACATCAGGGAGAACCATTTCTCAACACTCTGAAGCACTTATTCACAAAATCAAAAGATGAATAAATGTCTGAGGGTGAGGTTATTTACTGCTCATGAGACATGATGCCAGGAAAAGGCTAAACAAAACTGAACTGTCAGCCTAAATGCAAAGACAAGTAAAACACTGAAGATGGTCTACAGATGATCACTGTAATACACATATCATCGCATGTATCGTTGCAACTACTTGGTCTGCAAACCAAACCAGACTCTTCAGTGGTAGTTTGGTGCAAGACATGGCTGCTCTGCTTCCCTGCATGTAGTCTGAAGATATTAAgaatattaaaaacaaacaagATATTTCAATTTTTGACTTGAACATGAGTTCAGGCTGTCAAATTAAAAATCCTTTTCAGCCAAGACAGGTGAACAAGGCTTTTCACTGTGCAGCCTGAGTACTTTTAAAGGGAATTACATTAGATCATCATaacagaggaaaagaaaaaaatttaACAATGGCATGATCTCATAAACTGGTCTCCTTTCCATCCCTTGAAATGGCAATTGAAGCAGTGTCAAAATCTGCTGCTCGACTCGTTCATCTTGGAAACTGGAGTTGATTTGTAAATCTAAATGTGATAAGAAAAATGATAAGATTTCAAACAATACGTTTTCTGTCACAGAGATGGCCAGAAAAGCCccgttatgaggaagggtcattagacccgaaatgttaactttcacagatactgccaggcttgctgagcttttccagcaatctctatttttcttttttgattttcagcatctgcagctctttcagtttttgtttttaccTTTTCTGTCATGTTGCTTTCACTGTGATCCTTCATGTCTTCTTCAGGTCTCGGTTCTTTAGGCAGATTTTCTAACCAATCAGAAGGTGCTTTATTCGCTTGCTTGTCCTCATTTGTCAAATCCTGAATGACCTCTCCCTTATCCTTCATTGAAATTTCTTTCTCAGTCTTCAGTGAATCTGGAGAAATCTCCTCCTCAACCTTGGTTGTATCATCAGGAACTTCCTCCCCAGCTTCAGTCAGAGCATCAAGAATCTCTGCTTCCATCTCCTCAGTTTTTGTTGGATCTTCAAGAATCTCTTCCTCAGTCTTTGTTGGATCTTCAGGAATGTCTTCCTCAGCCTTGGGTGGATCCTTAGGAATCTCTTCCTCAGTTTTGGTTGGATCCTCAGGAACCTCTTCTTCAGCCTTGGTCGGATTTTTGGGAATCTCATTCTCCACAATAGTCACGTTCTGGGGAATCTCCTCTTCAGCATCAGATGGATCCTTGGGAattgctatctctgtcttgatTGGTTCCTCAGGTATCACCTCTGTAGGCTTGTTGGAGTCTTGAGCAGCCTGCTCTCTTATCTCAAAGTTTACTGGTTCTGGAATTGTCTCAGAGGAAGATTCCTTATCCTAAGATTGAAACAGAAATCAAATTATTTCACCATTTCGTCAACATTTTCCACAGGAATAACGATTTGCTAAATGGAACTTATACCTACTTAGTCCACCTAACTTGGTTTCATTACGACCCTGACAAATTACCTACACAGGCAGGTGGATATTTGAAAGCAATTCCATAAATGGACAAGGGTTTGAATTTCATTCAAAGAGTCAGAACGAAAAAGGTCTTCAGCTTAGAAAACTTATCCCAGAAACAAATGAAGAAAACCGAGTTTGGAATTCAGAAGAGACAGATCAATCATGGTTGGTGTCTGGCAATTCTGTGATTTTTCAACATTTACAGTTGGTGTTGGAGTAGGGACAGGGCAATCCTCTCCAAATAAACAGGAGTTTCAGCAAAGTATGGAAATGCAGCAGGAACTCCTCATGTGCGCATTCATGTCCTGAAATCAAATTTCTCTTTTATTTGGGATGGTGGGGTTATGGATGCGAGAGAGGTTATATGGCAGAAAAAAGGGATGAATTTATGAGCATTGTTGAATAGACCTCCATTTACTACCCATCTCTAAATGCCCCATGAAAGgtggcggtggtgagctgcctttaaCGGCTGAAGCCCGTGTGGTATATGGACACCCACAATGCTACTGAGAGGATGGAGAGGTTCCTCATAATGAAGATAACTGACAACCAGTCCTGGACTTCTCAAGTAGATGCGAAGGTCAAGAATGCACAACAACGCCCCGATTTTCCTTAGGcagctcaagaaatttgacatgtccataaggactgtCACTAACCTCTAcagatgcaccagagaaagcatACTTTCTGGATGTGTaacagcttggtacagcaactacTCTGCTCAGGAACataagaaaccacagaaggtgatgggcacagcccagaccatcacagaaaccaatcttccatccatggattccatttacacagctcgctgctgcGGAAAGGCTGACAACACCAAAGACCAATCACACCTTAGTAATGCTCACATACAATCTCTtctgttaggcagaagatacagaagcctgaacacacataCCAGCAGGTGCAGGAACAGACTCCTCCCAGCCATTACCAGACTGAAGAACAGACTGCCTAGATTAATGATCAaactaatgttgatctcgcctagCGCACACCCTCTGCAACCTGAATGCCTCTGTctaagaggtaatgggaactgcagatgctggagaatccgagataacaaagtgtggagctggatgaacacagcaggccaagcagcatcttaggagcacaaaacctgacaattcgggcctagactcttcatcgcgaagggtccaggcccgaaacgtcagcttttgtgctcctaagaggctgcttggcctgctgtgttcatccagctccacactttgttgcctctgCCTAAGTCTTTTTAAACAAGCTCTGATCTCTTCATCCTTGCTTAccttgatctgcctgtactgctcgtaaacaaagcttttcactgtacttcagtacatgtgacaatcaattaGAAACAGTGTTTcacaattttgacccaatgatagtgaaggaacagcaatttggTTCGAAGTCAGGGAAGTGTGAAATTTCGAGAGGAGCTTGCAGGTTGTATCGTTCTTGTATCTGTTGTCCTCTCATCCTCTTAGTTGAGAGAATTCACAGGTTTAGAAAGTGCTGCTGAGTtagcactgtatcttgtagatggtacatactgctagCATTGTTTAGGTAGTGTAGGAAGTAAATGTTGAAAATTGAGGGGGAGAGGGTGCCATTCAACTGGTTTGATTTGcactggatggtatcaagcttcttaagtactgttggagctgcattcatcgaagaagtggggactattccatcacactcctgacttatgcattggagatggtgaattactcactgcaatattcctagcccctgacctaCTCTTCAAGCCAGTATTAATATGGCtagaccagttcagtttctgatcaatggaacCCCTAGAATGTTAATAATGAAGCTACCAGCAATAGTAATTCCAATAAATGCCAATGggtttaataaaacaaaacagaaagtactagagaaactcagacAAAAATGGAGTTAACGCTTTAAATTCAGTATGAATCTTCTTTGGAAGAAAAGCCAGCTGAAACAGTTGTGGGGTTTATGACAAAGAAAAATGGTGAAAGGGGTTGGGGTGGAGTGTAGTGAAGCAAGTGGAGTAGATGGTGAAGATgccccagagcaaaagacaaaggggttCCAACAATAGTACAGAAGAGATATAGATAAAGAGTGGGTGTTAATGCGGGTATTAAGATCAAGTGTGGGAGCAAACGTTGGCCATTCAGTCAATCAATacaaacatggctgatctgacaatcctcaattccacttctcAGCCTTTCCCAATGGTCTTAGATTCCCttagtgattaaaaatctgtcttagccttgaatatactaaatGACTCTGCCTCAGCAGttgtctgcagtaaagaattccacagattcaccatcctgagAGCAGAAATTCTTCTTCTGTCCCAACTGGGTGACCTCTTactaagattatgccctctggaccccccacaaggagaaacagccTCTCAACAACCATCCTGTCAATCCCACATCCCAGTAAGTTTCATATAATgatttattcttctaaactccaaagagtacaggcccaacctagtcaatgtctcctcataagaaaatctctcCACACCCAGGGTCATCCCAGTGAACTTTTTCTGggttgcctccaatgccagtatgtctTCCCTTAGGggacagtattctaggtgtgatcCAACAAGAACTTTGttacctcctctctcctctctgtcCAAGGTCCTAAagacaccttccaggtgaagcagtaatTTCAGTTTCATTAGGGTTCCTTGATGACGCACTtagtcaaatgctgtcttgatgtgTCAGTCACCCTGATACTGGGATGTCCACCTGCTTACTGACACATTTAGGACTTCATGGTTATTACTTTATAATTTGCTGTTATTCGGCAAAAGTTTGACAATGATTTAAGGTGCTTTTCTGAGGTCTGCCAAAGAAATGCAGTGTCTTTAATTGACCTCATTCCTTTAAAATTTCGTGAAGATGTAATTCTCACTTCCATCACTCATGTGCTACCTAGACACATTCAAACTTAAATATTTTCATCGCATGGGGGCATCACTGGTCAGGCACATATTAATTTACTATTCCTATCCTGCTTCAAGACCAatcaacaattattttaaattaaaatttgagtATTTAGTACTTTCTCATTCTAGTAGACTTCATAACTGTTCTTAACCATGTAAAAGTACAAACTGGCTGCAACATTTCTATTTGATCCCACCATTCAATTTACTTGGCTCTTTTCCTTACATTCCTCAAAAGGCTTTTGCCAAAATAATTATCCAGCAGCACTCCGAACTGCTGCTGCCCTCACACTTTCCCTGAGCAGTCTGTTCAGATGTCTTCTAACCCCTCCGATAGCGCACTAATtacctcaccaacatcttgtttCAAGACGTCAATGTGACATAACACTACATCACTCTCTGTTATTCCTGCAGGACGTTCTGGAATTGTGCACTTTTCCTGATTTTCAACCATTTGTGGATCATCTCCACTTCCATCTGCTTTGGCTTCACATCTGTAAAATATACACATTTCACGTGAGAGGTAGCAATAGTAAAACATTTTGCCTTAACATAATTATAGGCACATTATGCAACAGTACTTATAAACTGAACTAAGATGTTAATTGGCAACAATTAGAGAGATGAACAGAAGCCTACAGTAATACTGATAATGAGAGAAATGTAGCTGCAGTATTTTTAGATAAACCAGTTAACTCATATGTACTGCATTTATTAAGTTgagaaaaaggaaaacaaagactACATTTAAAGGACAACTTCCAGTTTACATTGCACTTTTTATGACCACTATACATCTCAAAAAGCTTTAAAAGGCAATAATGTACTTTTTCTAAAATGTGCTATCTTTGTGAGGCATGATTATCAAGttcacacaaacagcaatgttatCATCTGCTCTTGTGTTGTTGTtcaaggaataaatattggccaggatatcGGGTATAACTCCAGagctcttcttcaaaattgtgAAATAGGATGTCCTCCATCCATCCAAAAGGGCATGTGGGACCACAGTTTAGCGTCTCATCCAAAAGTCAGAGCTACCTCAAGCAGTGAAACAGGACCTCAGTACTgtactgaagtgtcagccttgaaGTTTGTACTCAAGTTCTAGAGTAGGTTTGAAACTAGAACCTTGTGAGTCAAAGACATGAACTGAGGAAGAGCTATGTTGAAGCATCAGCTTTTACTTTCTTTATTGATAAGCGTCCTTTTTTTTTCAGgtcagcacgatggctcagtggttagcactgctgcctcacagcgcctgggacctGGGATTAGttccaccttcaggcgactgtctgcgttgagtttgcatattctcccggtgagtttccactgggtgttcggtttcctcccacggtcgaAAGATATGCActttaggtggactggtcatgctaaattgcccgtagtgttcaggcgtgtgtaAGTTAGgcagattagacatgggaaatgcagggttacagggaagaggataggggaatgggtctgggtgggatgctctttggaggggcggttTGAACTTGTTGAGgcaattggcctgtttccacactgtggagattgtGATTTCTGGTTTTAAATTTTTATGGAACTAACTTGAAAACGGGAACTTTCCTAATCACCCCATGAGCATTGGTAGGAAATGTGTTTATGGTAAAAAAATGGGTTTGACAGATAATCCTATTCTAAACATCAACCAGCTTCATTGTTCTTGATGACAGGTGAAGAACAGGCAATTGGACAAAAGAACCCGGAAAATAGCTCAACAAATTTCACAAATCCAAAGAGAAGCCTAAAAGATAAAACCAGGAAATAAGGATCAAAATAGTCAAGAACAAAAATGTACAATGGGATATCACCGTTTAGTTTCCAACTGACTTTCCTCTTTCAACTTGCTGTAATCTAATTTGGCAAATAAGTCAAATTGTACAAAAGCATTTGTGTTAGCATGAATTTAATATCAATCAGCAGCACTTGGCAAACTAGCAGTTGAGTTtcttaaaaaatataaaaatgcaaAGGATAGTCTCCTGTCTAAACTCAAATTTGCAGGTGAGAGATACAATTATAAATccataaaaaaaaatgttggaacaGCAGCAATACATCAGTTTTATTTAATGGTACAGAAGTGAGACTGAGAAAACAATAGGCAGCTTCATGTATGGTGTTTATTTAAAACTAATTGAGCCATATACAATAGGTGCAATTACCTGTTTAACTGATCCTTAGGCTCTGCTGATACAATTGCCTCCTCTTTATTATTGAAacgttttgtttttgtttccgacTCAACCTGACTCTTTCCTGCTTTTGAACGTTTGGATTGACTGCTTCTTCCCCGTTTAGCAACAGGTGGTCTTGTGAGCTCTAGCAACAAAATACTTTATTGGAAAATGGGAGTTCGCACGTTGAGAATTTCCCAACCATCAAAGTAAGTTATAAGCAACAGTTCACAAATGACAAAGATTCATGGTGTACACCAAGAAGAAAATTAATATAAATCAAGACTGTTTTTAAGTTATAGCACATCAATAAGTAAAAGTTTTTTTAGGTGCTCATCAAAATGTGACATTTACATACTAGGCTTTGGAAAGCTCTGTGCTTCTTCACAATTCAGTGTCAGTTAAACTATGTTTAACCTACTTAACTCTAATCTCAGGAGCAAGTTAATGCAGAGTTATTTTCTTCCTCATATGAGGATTATGCTCATTTTGAGCAAGATTGCAGTGATGCTATGTTTTGAGTCAAATGAGGATAGCAATATACTTGGAGACGCAGGGGTTGAAATGGTCaataaaagatggatagaagaggtGTGTGGATGTTGGCAATGGTAATTTTTAAAAGGGAGGGAGTTTCTGTAAGAGGAAAGGCAATCATTAACTATAGAATTCAACATAGGACCCAGGAAGAGCACACCAGACTGCTCTAtaattgaatgggtgttcatgTGGAGGCATGATCTTAGAGAAGGCCCAGGGGAAGATGGAAC of the Stegostoma tigrinum isolate sSteTig4 chromosome 3, sSteTig4.hap1, whole genome shotgun sequence genome contains:
- the fam169ab gene encoding soluble lamin-associated protein of 75 kDa isoform X3, giving the protein MAFPVDFLAELEHEDIQHSAEEYMSNLLHSDPEKLEYFTLPNRRKVTSLGERIVLYILNRIIYRAQEMSADELPFLCHSATEYAKILWKSGKAIGFYSIKIAGSKCDTFLTQRYQLPILDTIFVRKKHRGKGYGLQMLEDFVDCFTEDMLGLRYPLSASMYGVCRKYLNNYPDDHSLLWEVEGVGHPFQRVRIADRILTQISPVKGIDISRTDEPGPERRESSSLDMADSGTAKQLVNKVEKQPNTTELSTELLVRQALPGASSTLSEELTRPPVAKRGRSSQSKRSKAGKSQVESETKTKRFNNKEEAIVSAEPKDQLNRCEAKADGSGDDPQMVENQEKCTIPERPAGITESDVVLCHIDVLKQDVGEDKESSSETIPEPVNFEIREQAAQDSNKPTEVIPEEPIKTEIAIPKDPSDAEEEIPQNVTIVENEIPKNPTKAEEEVPEDPTKTEEEIPKDPPKAEEDIPEDPTKTEEEILEDPTKTEEMEAEILDALTEAGEEVPDDTTKVEEEISPDSLKTEKEISMKDKGEVIQDLTNEDKQANKAPSDWLENLPKEPRPEEDMKDHSESNMTEKDAEREEESAEVVVAQNEGKECEPLQQPAVNSNSPNHHAPLPNKPALAESGELPDVQTNTKTSDNGHVSVNEEVSQHSALEGEGISETASAQHESETGESNAPMDLSLGPLLVIELEDVSLKQVSSVQLSEDETKESDDLKDQSSPAVVEKAADSSSEEMETEVPVVDRRNLRRKVKANKGPPKKRSKVRHNRASTRTR
- the fam169ab gene encoding soluble lamin-associated protein of 75 kDa isoform X2, which encodes MAFPVDFLAELEHEDIQHSAEEYMSNLLHSDPEKLEYFTLPNRRKIPVSLSSVAFVPLYGGDMTYKVLALFAPENQFTAVALYLVDRWWAVDDIIKTAESSRQGPQQVTSLGERIVLYILNRIIYRAQEMSADELPFLCHSATEYAKILWKSGKAIGFYSIKIAGSKCDTFLTQRYQLPILDTIFVRKKHRGKGYGLQMLEDFVDCFTEDMLGLRYPLSASMYGVCRKYLNNYPDDHSLLWEVEGVGHPFQRVRIADRILTQISPVKGIDISRTDEPGPERRESSSLDMADSGTAKQLVNKVEKQPNTTELSTELLVRQALPGASSTLSEELTRPPVAKRGRSSQSKRSKAGKSQVESETKTKRFNNKEEAIVSAEPKDQLNRCEAKADGSGDDPQMVENQEKCTIPERPAGITESDVVLCHIDVLKQDVGEDKESSSETIPEPVNFEIREQAAQDSNKPTEVIPEEPIKTEIAIPKDPSDAEEEIPQNVTIVENEIPKNPTKAEEEVPEDPTKTEEEIPKDPPKAEEDIPEDPTKTEEEILEDPTKTEEMEAEILDALTEAGEEVPDDTTKVEEEISPDSLKTEKEISMKDKGEVIQDLTNEDKQANKAPSDWLENLPKEPRPEEDMKDHSESNMTEKDAEREEESAEVVVAQNEGKECEPLQQPAVNSNSPNHHAPLPNKPALAESGELPDVQTNTKTSDNGHVSVNEEVSQHSALEGEGISETASAQHESETGESNAPMDLSLGPLLVIELEDVSLKQVSSVQLSEDETKESDDLKDQSSPAVVEKAADSSSEEMETEVPVVDRRNLRRKVKANKGPPKKRSKVAA
- the fam169ab gene encoding soluble lamin-associated protein of 75 kDa isoform X1 encodes the protein MAFPVDFLAELEHEDIQHSAEEYMSNLLHSDPEKLEYFTLPNRRKIPVSLSSVAFVPLYGGDMTYKVLALFAPENQFTAVALYLVDRWWAVDDIIKTAESSRQGPQQVTSLGERIVLYILNRIIYRAQEMSADELPFLCHSATEYAKILWKSGKAIGFYSIKIAGSKCDTFLTQRYQLPILDTIFVRKKHRGKGYGLQMLEDFVDCFTEDMLGLRYPLSASMYGVCRKYLNNYPDDHSLLWEVEGVGHPFQRVRIADRILTQISPVKGIDISRTDEPGPERRESSSLDMADSGTAKQLVNKVEKQPNTTELSTELLVRQALPGASSTLSEELTRPPVAKRGRSSQSKRSKAGKSQVESETKTKRFNNKEEAIVSAEPKDQLNRCEAKADGSGDDPQMVENQEKCTIPERPAGITESDVVLCHIDVLKQDVGEDKESSSETIPEPVNFEIREQAAQDSNKPTEVIPEEPIKTEIAIPKDPSDAEEEIPQNVTIVENEIPKNPTKAEEEVPEDPTKTEEEIPKDPPKAEEDIPEDPTKTEEEILEDPTKTEEMEAEILDALTEAGEEVPDDTTKVEEEISPDSLKTEKEISMKDKGEVIQDLTNEDKQANKAPSDWLENLPKEPRPEEDMKDHSESNMTEKDAEREEESAEVVVAQNEGKECEPLQQPAVNSNSPNHHAPLPNKPALAESGELPDVQTNTKTSDNGHVSVNEEVSQHSALEGEGISETASAQHESETGESNAPMDLSLGPLLVIELEDVSLKQVSSVQLSEDETKESDDLKDQSSPAVVEKAADSSSEEMETEVPVVDRRNLRRKVKANKGPPKKRSKVRHNRASTRTR